The following nucleotide sequence is from Pedobacter sp. PACM 27299.
GACCTTTAACTGCGGCGCCACTTATTCCTATCCTTTGTCTTAGCAATCGATTTGAAAATGAAAATCTGGGCTGGGATCAAAATAATAGTGTCTTTACCTGTCAATTGGAATACATTCATCAGAGCTTCTACCTGAGTTCAAGAATAAACTCTATTTTATTGATGACGAAAGCACAGAAAGCAACAGAACCGCCGATGAGCTTTGCTGCCGCCGCTATTATTGCCACTGGACCCGACCATACCAGGAATCTGAGCAGATATGTAATGGAACTAGATCAGAAAGTAGAAGTGCTTTTAAAGGTTAAAGAACGAATAGGAGAGCTATATCCAAATGTAGATGATCAAACACGGGGGGAGCTCATTTCTATTGTGAATTCCATCAAAATATCAGCTAATGATCATAAGCTATGGGATGATTTTAAGCTCTATTTTGAAGAGATGAATCCAGGTTTCTTATTAGAGTTGACCAGCAACTATCCTTCTTTAACTTCCATTGACCTAAAGTATTGCTGTTATCTGAAAATGAATATGAGCAATGACGACATCAAAAATTTACTGGGAATCAATCAGGAAAGTGTACGCACCCATAAGTACAGGCTTAAAAAGAAAATGTCTTTGACCAGAGAGCAGGATCTGAGGAGTTATCTCAGAAATTTGGACCAGCAAAAATTGACAGTTGTCTGAGTCTACGATTTGTCTACGCAATTTCTTGCGCATTGCAGTGGATGTGCATGAATGGTAGATGTTGCAGTTTCTTTTCTTTAAAAGCTGCTGTCTAATTTTAGAGCAGCTGCTCAACAAGGTTTTATCCCTTTTAAATGAGCTGAAATATTCAGGTAAAAGATTTTGATATGATTAATAGGGCACTGAAATTTACGAGTGATGCACTGGATCAGTTTCTGATAAACCGCTTTGCTTTGGATGAATCCAAAGTGGTGATGAACAAGGTAATTGATAGCAATGGTCAGGT
It contains:
- a CDS encoding helix-turn-helix transcriptional regulator, which gives rise to MLIQKLVVVGYDDALNLLALMDQLKETTVFAYQIISATMASGLTDLLHTLKPDLIILCFRNNQQVLNEIRPLTAAPLIPILCLSNRFENENLGWDQNNSVFTCQLEYIHQSFYLSSRINSILLMTKAQKATEPPMSFAAAAIIATGPDHTRNLSRYVMELDQKVEVLLKVKERIGELYPNVDDQTRGELISIVNSIKISANDHKLWDDFKLYFEEMNPGFLLELTSNYPSLTSIDLKYCCYLKMNMSNDDIKNLLGINQESVRTHKYRLKKKMSLTREQDLRSYLRNLDQQKLTVV